Proteins encoded in a region of the Rutidosis leptorrhynchoides isolate AG116_Rl617_1_P2 chromosome 9, CSIRO_AGI_Rlap_v1, whole genome shotgun sequence genome:
- the LOC139865648 gene encoding uncharacterized protein, with amino-acid sequence MASSADMKGFYKQRKKNAGISKPSATKSKTSASFGSNTAQPPALIAHGSPDLQENHDANEQVLRQFDMNMMYGPCVGMKRMDRWNRAVKLGLNPPKDIYRLLTTVSNVSADSLWDARV; translated from the exons ATGGCTTCATCAGCAGACATGAAAGGGTTTTACAAGCAAAGGAAGAAGAATGCAGGAATCAGTAAACCTTCAGCAACCAAATCGAAAACTTCTGCAAGTTTCGGATCGAATACTGCGCAACCTCCTGCTCTGATCGCCCATGGTTCTCCTGATCTCCAAG AGAATCATGATGCAAATGAACAAGTTCTGAGGCAATTCGACATGAACATGATGTACGGGCCGTGTGTTGGGATGAAGCGAATGGATCGTTGGAATAGGGCTGTGAAACTCGGGCTGAACCCTCCTAAAGACATTTACCGTCTCTTGACCACTGTTTCCAATGTCTCTGCTGACTCATTGTGGGATGCTCGTGTTTGA